The Diadema setosum chromosome 12, eeDiaSeto1, whole genome shotgun sequence genome has a segment encoding these proteins:
- the LOC140236327 gene encoding uncharacterized protein — protein sequence MVSPSPPGCTDVTCIGMNELGSTSTVNEFCPTDPPGEDIITLQIEEQIVASEVNLVITCHIEPRDQPTPPINSYEISVDGETISSSSVPSAIVESRPNKYDIIDVQFNERVGENNGKIYTVVCHIDEEYQPTPGIHTFLITADNVTLSSSRSPSTAFTPRANGGTEVSCTGWNDFGSTTATKTFCPSAAVTFTVPSSLTANRQVTARCTESGVLESQTARWFLDGVQITEGVVTNSNQARQDKGWGYQGNVQSSVLADGNLPDLDHSKCSTASVSVPPPNDAIQVEFQESGDLREVGGQVDLTISCEIASHTRPFPPIDTYVIKKGSQTVSTSNSVTLSPRPDRCTNFTCIGENDSGSASSVETYCPKNPPRDHIIDIEFDEGLDDRGQGIVTISCHVTDIDQPYPALEMYEIKVGSVTVSNSSSSSFTVSPIPPGCTSVTCIGMNELGSTSTVNEFCPTDPPREDIITLQIEEQIVASEVNLVITCHIELHDRPTPPIDSYEISVDGETISSSSVPSAIVESRPNKCVNIMCEGRNKRGSTRSMDLYCFRDDIIDVQFNEGVGENNVKIYTVICHIDEEYQPTPGIHTFLITADNVTLLSSRSPSTAFTPRADGGTEVSCTGWNDFGSTTATKTFYPSAVEIIAGFQRQGALQRSSTTYALLVVVFFLSVIVCVAYVNRRRAFFPPDEVQSFDQ from the exons ATGGTGTCCCCAAGCCCTCCAGGCTGCACGGACGTCACGTGTATTGGCATGAATGAACTTGGTTCGACATCTACAGTGAATGAATTTTGTCCCACAG ATCCTCCCGGGGAAGACATCATAACTCTGCAGATTGAAGAGCAAATAGTCGCAAGCGAGGTTAACCTTGTGATCACGTGTCACATCGAACCACGTGACCAACCCACACCTCCAATTAACTCATACGAGATCTCCGTGGACGGCGAGACGATTTCATCGTCAAGTGTCCCGTCTGCGATTGTGGAATCTCGTCCCAACAAGT ATGACATAATCGATGTTCAGTTCAACGAGCGCGTGGGAGAGAACAATGGGAAAATCTACACAGTGGTCTGTCACATCGACGAGGAGTACCAGCCGACACCAGGTATCCATACCTTCCTCATCACAGCCGATAACGTCACTCTCTCATCCTCCCGCTCGCCGTCGACTGCCTTCACCCCTCGGGCCAACGGGGGCACCGAGGTCTCCTGTACGGGATGGAACGATTTTGGCTCCACCACTGCAACCAAGACCTTCTGCCCTTCAG CTGCCGTGACTTTTACCGTACCAAGTTCCCTGACAGCTAACCGCCAAGTCACTGCGCGGTGTACCGAGAGTGGAGTGCTCGAGTCACAGACAGCGAGATGGTTCTTGGACGGCGTCCAGATCACTGAGGGCGTGGTCACAAACAGCAATCAGGCTCGACAAGACAAAGGATGGGGTTATCAGGGAAATGTTCAATCAA GCGTATTAGCAGACGGCAACCTGCCCGACCTGGACCATTCTAAGTGCAGCACTGCTAGTGTGTCCG TACCTCCGCCAAATGATGCTATACAGGTTGAGTTCCAAGAGTCGGGGGATCTTAGGGAGGTCGGAGGTCAAGTTGATTTGACTATATCCTGCGAGATAGCCTCTCATACTCGACCATTCCCGCCTATTGATACTTACGTCATCAAGAAAGGTAGTCAAACCGTGTCGACCTCCAACTCGGTCACCCTATCTCCTCGACCGGACAGGTGCACGAATTTTACGTGTATTGGCGAAAATGACAGTGGATCGGCATCGTCAGTTGAAACCTACTGTCCAAAAA ATCCACCACGTGATCATATCATTGACATCGAGTTCGACGAAGGTTTAGATGACAGGGGTCAAGGTATTGTCACCATTTCCTGTCACGTGACCGACATCGACCAACCCTACCCTGCTCTCGAGATGTACGAGATCAAAGTTGGAAGTGTGACAGTGTCAAACTCGAGCTCGTCATCGTTCACGGTATCGCCAATCCCTCCAGGCTGCACGAGCGTCACATGTATTGGAATGAATGAACTTGGTTCGACATCTACAGTGAATGAATTTTGTCCAACAG ATCCTCCCAGGGAAGACATCATAACTCTGCAGATTGAAGAGCAGATAGTCGCGAGCGAGGTTAATCTTGTGATCACGTGTCACATCGAACTACATGACCGACCAACACCTCCAATCGACTCATACGAGATCTCCGTGGACGGCGAGACAATTTCGTCGTCAAGTGTCCCGTCTGCGATTGTGGAATCTCGTCCCAACAAGTGTGTCAACATCATGTGTGAAGGAAGAAACAAACGTGGATCAACGCGTTCAATGGATTTGTACTGTTTTAGAG ATGACATAATCGATGTTCAGTTCAACGAGGGTGTGGGAGAGAACAACGTGAAAATCTACACAGTGATCTGTCATATCGACGAGGAGTACCAGCCGACACCAGGTATCCATACCTTCCTCATCACAGCCGATAACGTCACTCTCTTATCCTCCCGCTCGCCGTCGACTGCCTTCACCCCTCGGGCCGACGGGGGCACCGAAGTCTCCTGTACGGGATGGAATGATTTTGGCTCCACCACTGCAACTAAGACCTTCTACCCGTCAG